The Borrelia turcica IST7 genome includes a window with the following:
- a CDS encoding DUF777 family protein, which yields MQTQNYNEFRYYTNLENMAYIHHETLDKMCQHIFISRLGIVKEFDPKTQEGIVVIPEFGSLNIATKNISNMQLYLKEKDKVILLQSSVNLFDTKDTNYFDKTYFYILNRVDIKTIEKAIIDIDQFALKHHKLDIEAEETINIKSEDKLNIDSQDLALNSSTIKLKSEDKFNIDSQDLALNSSTIKLKSEDKFNIDSQDLALNSSAIKLKSSNPISISTNNESLYGILNSLLDTLQELKFVQEAGAMAELQLKMPLLKVRLQQLLS from the coding sequence ATGCAGACACAAAATTATAATGAATTTAGATATTACACAAATTTAGAAAATATGGCATACATTCATCATGAAACACTAGACAAAATGTGCCAACACATTTTCATATCAAGATTAGGGATAGTTAAGGAATTTGACCCAAAAACACAAGAGGGAATAGTAGTAATTCCAGAATTTGGTAGTCTTAATATTGCAACAAAAAATATATCAAACATGCAACTTTACCTAAAAGAAAAAGATAAGGTTATATTACTACAGTCAAGTGTTAATTTATTTGACACAAAAGACACAAATTATTTTGATAAAACTTACTTCTATATTCTAAATAGAGTTGATATTAAGACTATAGAAAAAGCTATTATTGATATTGACCAATTCGCATTAAAACACCATAAACTTGATATAGAAGCAGAAGAGACAATCAATATTAAATCAGAGGATAAGCTTAATATTGACTCACAAGATTTAGCTCTAAACTCAAGTACAATCAAACTTAAATCAGAAGATAAATTTAATATTGACTCACAAGATTTAGCTCTAAACTCAAGTACAATCAAACTTAAATCAGAAGATAAATTTAATATTGACTCACAAGATTTAGCTCTAAACTCAAGTGCAATCAAACTTAAATCAAGTAATCCTATATCAATATCTACAAATAATGAAAGTCTATATGGTATTCTAAATTCTCTACTAGACACACTACAAGAACTAAAATTCGTACAAGAGGCAGGAGCTATGGCAGAATTACAACTAAAAATGCCACTACTTAAAGTACGCCTACAGCAATTACTCTCATAA
- a CDS encoding DUF276 domain-containing protein (DUF276 is restricted to Borreliella and related spirochetes.), whose protein sequence is MSKPTIFNQESGIILKETEEILNEKKDLLKEKGISLSKNRIFDIINYPSSEIDRQILVALSELFKRIDEGGSFFKEWEAKLSIPSSSTFDAVRKAFLQIDGVDYCNLTSGAGIVALFLIITNKSYFINGEANQLDTKIKNQIWEVFYKVMPSGTAFIGDITVDGLNEMRQKKTYKFSLGKPKYIYMKIYYKINHKDFIHIDIDTKLREIYKQIIDENYKDMGIDYVYQDFLAPVSMIKGIKSIRVGTLVKEDEASESKSIQESEYTFNTDIEINPNEILLFDTKERLLIDIDKE, encoded by the coding sequence ATGAGCAAGCCAACAATATTTAACCAAGAGAGTGGAATAATACTTAAAGAAACGGAAGAGATTTTAAATGAAAAGAAGGATTTGCTTAAAGAAAAAGGTATCTCTTTATCTAAAAATAGAATATTTGACATTATAAATTATCCTAGTTCAGAAATTGATAGGCAAATACTTGTGGCTTTAAGTGAATTATTTAAGCGTATTGATGAGGGCGGTTCTTTTTTTAAAGAATGGGAAGCCAAACTTAGTATTCCAAGTAGTTCTACTTTTGATGCGGTACGAAAAGCATTCCTACAAATTGATGGTGTTGATTATTGTAATCTAACAAGCGGTGCAGGAATTGTTGCACTATTTTTAATAATTACAAATAAATCTTATTTTATAAATGGTGAGGCTAACCAACTAGACACTAAAATCAAGAATCAAATATGGGAAGTTTTCTATAAAGTAATGCCAAGCGGTACGGCCTTCATAGGCGATATTACAGTTGACGGGCTTAACGAAATGAGACAAAAGAAAACTTATAAATTTAGCTTAGGTAAGCCTAAATATATCTACATGAAGATTTACTACAAAATAAATCATAAGGATTTCATTCACATTGATATTGACACTAAGCTTAGAGAAATTTACAAACAAATAATTGATGAGAATTATAAGGATATGGGTATTGATTATGTTTATCAAGACTTCTTAGCCCCCGTAAGTATGATTAAGGGAATAAAGTCAATAAGGGTTGGGACTCTTGTTAAAGAAGATGAGGCTAGTGAAAGCAAATCTATACAAGAAAGCGAATACACATTTAACACCGACATAGAAATAAACCCTAATGAGATACTTCTATTTGATACAAAAGAGCGTCTACTCATTGATATCGACAAGGAATAA